The Elgaria multicarinata webbii isolate HBS135686 ecotype San Diego chromosome 11, rElgMul1.1.pri, whole genome shotgun sequence genome segment GTAAAATGCAGCATGGACTTGGtgaagcccatcatgttcatctagaacgCCACGAGCaagaagagagatgatgatgatgatgataatgatgataatgataatgatgataatgatgataatgataatgataataataataataacaacacctCACCCTCTGCCAGCCAGCAGAGGTGGGCCTTATAGGTTAAAAGGTCCAGATCTCTTGGCCAAGGTCCAAACCAACCACCCATGGATCAGAGACCCCAATTTCCCTGCAACACTGTCCTTTTTAGGGCATCCTTCATCTCCTTGTTCCTCAGGCTGTAGATAAGTGGGTTGAGCATGGGGGTCACCACTGAATAGAAGAGGGTCACCACCTTGTTGCTGCCACCAGAAGCTTCGGGGACAACGTAGGTGACCATGATGGAACCATAGAAAAGGCTCACTACTGCCATGTGTGAGGTGCATGTGGAGAAGGCCTTCCGCCTCCCTGCTGCAGAAGGCAGCCTCATCACCGCCCTCAGGACCACCATGTAGGAGCACACAATAAAGATGAAAGGGCCAAAAATCGCAATTGAACTGAGGCTGTAGAAGGCCATTTCTGGCCCAGGGGCTAGAGTGCAGGATGAAGCCAGTAGTGGGCCTGGGTCGCAGATGAAATGGTCGAGGGTGTTTGAGCCGCAGAAATGGAGCTGGGAAATCAAAGCAATGGGTACAAGGAACCACAGGAAGCCACAGATCCAACAGGAAGCAGCCAGGATGCAGCAAAACCTTGGGGACATGAGCATCGGATAACGTAGCGGCTGGCAGATGGCTAAGTACCGGTCCAAGGCCATGGCTGCGAGAAGGAAGCTCTCGGTAGTTCCCATAGAGAAGAAAAAGTAGAACTGGAGGAAGCAGCTGTGGAAAGAGATGACACCTGGCAGTGGGGATGCCAGATCTGACAGCATCCGGGGCGCTGTGGTGGTTACATAGCATGTCTCCAGACCAGAGAAGTTCCCCAGCAGGATGTACATAGGGAGGTGAGTGAGGCGAGAGTCCCGGAGAACAGCCCATACGATGCACAGGTTCCCCGCCAAGGTGAAGGCGTAGCATACAGATAGCAAAGAGCACAGGAGCAGTTGGATTGGGGGTGAGAGGGATGGGAAGCCCAGGAGGATGAATCCCATTGCTAAGTTGGTGTCGTTGGCTTGGTCCAAATGGTGGTCCCCCTGTTGCTGAAAGAGTGACAGAGAGGGGCAATGGTCAACGTCTAAAAGCATCCTCCTTCAACATGGTTCCCTCCTtcatgttggattgcaactcctatcattcagtttctcccatatggacctgcccAGGTATTAAATAGGGATgtgttgaccagatacaaaagagggaagggctcctgcagatttaactgtagggatgaagagggaattttaccaagtgctgcatgcatgtgaatcacacctgctgaaatgtctttgtctgtacaactgttaaagacacaggagccctgtcctcctttccatatggtcaccctatccaaagtGTCCTTCTTTGCTCAACAGgctgaaaagcctgtctagcaaaaaaagagaaaaaagcaaagaTCAGAGAGCAGggtggcaaagatcacctctgctcctcctcctgccctaccAGCTTCACTCTGCCAGGGCATAGGCTTCCAAGCAGCAAGGGTGGCatgtgggaagctgctgttaataGGCAGAGGAGCACAGCCAAGAAAAAAAGTTGGCGATCCTACAGAGCATACAAAAAATAAGCTTCCCAGAGCCTTTAGTCTGGAAATTGAGTGGATAGGACTGAAAAATGGTGGAGTTAGCAATCTAAGGAACAAGGGGAAGAGCTGAAAGCCTTTAAAATAGTAAAGGGAGCAGGGAAAACGGCCTTGAAGAGCTTTGTTTGTCTATAGGGGAAAAGTCACATGCCACCTTTTGGCTTCTAAAATCAGTCATGATAAAACAATTCTGAGAAGAATGACTTTCCCATTGCTATTGAACAGAGATGAGAGGATTTGGGTTCggatgtaaaatacataaaaattgaaaataattGGCCCAAaacgtgcatttcccccataggctaagacgtgaaaatgtgcatttgggggaaacTTGCACATTTGCGtgcatgcaaatttgcacaaatttggaaactaaaaaatgGGCATAcgacagaacaaaaggcacctcaTAATCCAAGTGGggcagattttacacaatccatacatccctatgcCAGTCAGACTAGAGAATTTGGGGGCaaatggaggaaaagatggagcACTGAGCAGGCTTAATATGCCCTGttccaaccttctccagccttgcaccctctagatattttgcaCTGCAGCCTGgctgttgatgggaattgtagtcaaacacatccaaAGAGTGgcaagttagggaaggctattCTATGCCCTGAGGATACAGAAAAACCTAATGTGCTTATAGCTGATATGCTGCTGTTTGGATTACTGCTTTTTCAAATTTGGATTTAGTACTATGGATACAGtacttttaatttacaaatgaGTCCAGAAAACAAGTAGCAGCCCAGGGAGCAGAGAAGAAGGATTCAACAAAATTACTTACCGCATATTTGGATACATCCAAGGAGGACATCTGTCATGTTAATTCATTCAGTTTGAATCTAGCACACAGAAATTAGACAtggataaaaaaagaagaggtaTCAATCTTAATCGAACTGAATTATATGGGGAGTAAATAGAgttagaaacaattaaaattaaaaccttaaagaGCTCTAAAAAGAGCTGTTGCTGCATCTTGACCTGCCTGAATTATATGTATATTAAAAGTCTGCATATAATTTAAGCAAGAAAGAAGCCATTTCCTGTTTAATAAGTTTTGTTAAAAAGTTCCTTTGGATTCAAGTCTATTGCCATTAAGTGTGCATTAAGCTTAAGGGATACATGCAAATTCTCAGTGACCAACTCAGTAAACACCAGGCTTTACAAAGGCATTCTTGGATCCTCATTTCTGTCTTCTAACTCTGTTCTCAAAATCTCAAGAAATATTAAAACTTCCAAACATAACCAGGATTTTGTTCTCAGGTCTGGCagaagggaaagtgtgtgtgtgtcagggagtagagaaaagggaaacttttgtttcagtttattttttataagaattcatGAAAAttagcaaatttcttcatatttgggacagaaagaTCTTGGGacttttaaaacaaattcaatgtggggaaaagtgaaactgacagaactGTCCGTCACTACATGGAGGTGATTCCCGTTAGAGGAATCCTGGTGCTACAAATTGGAAGACATTTCTTGAAGCTCTCTTAGCCAGGGATAGAGAAGTGGAGCTACCCAGGAATCCATCATGGGTCCTGAGTTCTGCTCCTGCCTTCAGGAAGGAGAGTCAGGTATAGTGGTTAGACCTGGGAGGACTGTAAAAGAATTCAGACAGAGAGGGAGTGCTACaacgacaacgacaacaacaacagcaacagaaaatgCCCCCAAATCTTACCTGGTTCTGAACACTTCTAAGCACAGCCACCTCCCTAGTTCTGTCTGGCCGGCTGGTGGAAGAAGACTGATATCGCAGCTCCATCAGCCAAAGCCTCAGGAGATCCCTGTCTCCAGAGTGTGATGAAGAAGCGAAAATCTGGATTTTGAACCTTGGCTCAACAGCAGTGGCTATGCTGAGATACTGCAGGATGAGCTAAGGTGGAGAGAGGGTTACATGGATAAAGGTGTTCTGATCTGTGAACAGGAAGGGCTTCATTCATTATCTGGGTTTGGGGCACTCACCAAATGGCATTTGGAGTGGTTGCTGCAGGAGCTTTTTGCATTTGGTGTGGCTTTTCTTTGATGATTTAAGA includes the following:
- the LOC134405715 gene encoding olfactory receptor 11G2-like; this encodes MAQLDTAANVKLLPLLFSSFPDRQLCSKVALIVQAGLILQYLSIATAVEPRFKIQIFASSSHSGDRDLLRLWLMELRYQSSSTSRPDRTREVAVLRSVQNQAFSSSPSNDTNLAMGFILLGFPSLSPPIQLLLCSLLSVCYAFTLAGNLCIVWAVLRDSRLTHLPMYILLGNFSGLETCYVTTTAPRMLSDLASPLPGVISFHSCFLQFYFFFSMGTTESFLLAAMALDRYLAICQPLRYPMLMSPRFCCILAASCWICGFLWFLVPIALISQLHFCGSNTLDHFICDPGPLLASSCTLAPGPEMAFYSLSSIAIFGPFIFIVCSYMVVLRAVMRLPSAAGRRKAFSTCTSHMAVVSLFYGSIMVTYVVPEASGGSNKVVTLFYSVVTPMLNPLIYSLRNKEMKDALKRTVLQGNWGL